DNA from Nymphaea colorata isolate Beijing-Zhang1983 chromosome 4, ASM883128v2, whole genome shotgun sequence:
GGGTGCAACCGCCCTTTATATTGAGCAATTGAGAGCTATACAGTCCATAACCGATCGAGGAGCACAGCAATTATCAACTGATATTGAATACTTGAGCAATGTACTTTCTGCTCTCTCGATGCCAATTCCCCCCATCTTGTCCACATTTCAGATGTGCCTTTCAACTCCAAGGGATCGGCTCGGTGATCTTGTGAAATCTGATGGTGGAAACCAACTTGATCTTCCTACAGCACGCCTCGTCTGCAAGATTCGTCGAGTCACACTAGAACAATGAGCTAACTCCATTTCTCGTCGTCCTTGATTGAGGTGTAAGTAATGTAGCCTATGTGGGATGTCTGTTCCGCTGTTAAGCGGCCCTTGATAGACATGAAAGCCCTTGGCAGTCCTTTTTGCAGGATTTTCTGTCAGGGGCATTTGAACGAGTGTCAAAGAGATGGGAAGCCATTCTTTGTGTGTTCTTTCcgatgttttcttctttattcaTCGTCAtcttttcatgtgaatttctTCATATTATTTAGAGAACCGTGGTCTGTATATTCCACCAAACGTGTCTGGGATTGTATTGAAGGGAAAACCAATGGTTTGGAAACAGCTAACCCGAGCATGTGCAGAAAAGTTTCCCAACTTGACAATTTCTGATTGTGGGCAGAATTTTCCTGCTAAGGCCATACTTATTTGGTTAATTTCAGAAAAGGAATTTACGTTCCTGTGTTTGCTGAAACCATTAGCTTCTGACAAACATCAAACTGACGCTACAAGTTGAAGTTTGTCATCGTGGAAAAAGCTGTAGAGTTCCTGTTTTAAAGTTCTGATGGTGTCCTTGAAGGCGGGAGTCCTTTTTTCCTCCCCACCCACCAACTAAGAAAGGTTTTAACTTCTTCTAAACTCCCTTGTTTCAAAGTTAATATTCTAACTTCTAACTCCCTTGTTCTGCATCTCGAGGCTTTTGCGTTGAGGATTGGCTTTCATTCACAAGGTCCAAAGCACTTGGAGGGTTCCTTGTAAAATGAAGCCAAAAACTGGGTATCCTCGTTGGTTAGAGAGGATTTGTTAATCATTATTAGCAGGATTATCCTTAtatatgaggaaaaaaattaactGTAAGTCTAAAGCATAATGGTAAAGAATGTCACACCTCACGAGAAGCCTTGCACATTTCTAAAATCCTAACCTTTGTTCAACTCGCAGGTGGGAGACCACGCGCTTTGATTCATTGTGCCGTGAACTAAAGCTACACAATGCAACTAGGGGTACAATGGAATCAGATATCCATTTCCCGACCCATTACTTCACATCCACATCGTCAGAGAGAGATCTGGACATGTATCTTGATTGGTTTCCGACTCGTGAATTTGGCTTTTAATTTGGAGTTGGATCAGACACGGATCAATATATAAAGTCGGATGACGTTCATAATCTAGTCATCGGCCAACTAGAAAGCAAAAGTTACATGCAAACAATGTGTTTCTGACCCTTTTTGGTACAGTACTAGATCATACATTTCGGATTCATCGTTGCTGGTTCACATATAAGGATGTCAGTGGTTCAGACATAATctcatgttttatttgattgTAGATCTAATCAGTCAGATTTGACTTCCAAGGCATGTCTAAGCATTGAGAATGATGATAGAAAGAGGTTTGTTTtctattgttaaaaaaaaaagcatcatgGTTTTCTGGATAAGTAAATGTTTTTTGACCCACCTAAGGGGCATAATATAGTCAAGGATGCATTTTTGTTTGATTCCTATAGGTGTTATGTTCCTCAGCCTTAGGGCTATACAGTGAGTTGCACCAAGTTGACGGTGCATTGGTTTACACCTAGACTTTGATGCATAGCAGGACCTTAAAAGCAAAGGAAATGGCTTTGTGGATTTTTATCTCTGGTAGTTTCTAAAtgagtaaaaaggaaaaaagtttctTAACCTGGAGTGTGTTGAAGAAGAGTTAGCTTTCTTTGTAACAGTGACGTACAGAATCATCAAGTTTcccgcttttttttttttttgttatcatttacttgtttcttttgttaagccatttgaaagagaaattaTCTATGTTGCAGGACATGAAATTGCATCCACGTGAAGGCATGCAACTTGTACTTGACATAGTGGCATGCAACATCCCACTATATTTCTGAAGGAAATGTTGAGGTCCGCAGAAAAACAACTGCAAGTTGAAGAACTCCAACTTGAGCAAATCGGACGGTATATAAGGTCTGAACACCTACCAGAGGTTGCACGCATGGTAGCTTGCATCCTCACAGAATTCTTCTATGTAGCATCTCGTGCCGTAGCCTCCAACCGAATCGATGAAGGCAAATTTGGGGAGGTGCTGCACAACATTAGGCATTCTCTGTCAGCTTCGCCCACTCAAAGAACTCTCTCCTTTGCCAGCTCCAAGAGCACAATCATGCAATCACCACGCCAGTGCTTTGGGCGGCAATAGGTGATCTCTCATAGAGAGACCACTACTtgtatctctctctccacacataGGAGGAGCACCAATGCCAGCTTTACTTGTCTTTGTGCCTCTATTCCCCAACTTTTATGAGTTTTTTTGGAGTCATCTTGATGCAGGAGCGAATGCCGAAGAGATCCAGATCCAGCTTTCATATTTCtaagtttttatttattgtttgttttgtttgcatCTAGATCTAGGAATCCGTTATTAGTCTATAAAGTGAGTTAATgataaccctaatccttatttgCTTTCCTTTCCCTGCTTCAGTATGTTCTTTTGCATCTATTTCGATTCTCCCTATTTTGGTTTAGTCGTTGGTTAGACGAGAAGTCCTCTCTTTTACACTGCATCAGAACTGATGGACGATTGGAACTGGTTGTGGTTTCCAAGAGTTTAGGATAGTACCCTCATATATATTTCACCTGCCAGCTTGCCTTTCTAACTTGATTGTGGCACCAGAAGCTCATTAGCTTCAACAGTCAAAGAATTTGTCTGCAGCCTCGAGGGCGATCGATAAATACAGTTGCAGGAGTGAATTTTAGGACTGTTTAGTTTTCCATTGAATGTAATGGCTGATGTGTTGTGAAATATTGAGGGTCTAGCACGGGAAGAATAAGCAGTAACGACGTAAGGTGGTTAATTTGGCTTATACATGCATACATCTGCGAAGGAAATGCATGTACCATCCTCATTTGTTATATTGCAGGGACTACGAGTTGTACAATGTGACAGAGAACTGGTTACATCCACAACGGAAATGCAATAGCTGGGATCTAATTCCTTTTCAATTGTCTAGAGAGAAGCAGGAACCTTGCCATAAAAGCAAGTAACTGGGATTTGCTACTTTTCAAACTCCTAATCGGCTGAtctaaaatggaaaaacaatgaaccaaaacaacaaaaaaagaaagtatcCTTTGGCAATACTTTAGAACTATTTCTTCCTCGATGTATAGGAAACAGAAGCCTCATCATCCAGTGGATCATTCTGCACATTAGAACATGCCCATCATTGTGACATAAGAATGTGTTTCCCTTTCATCTATTAAACAATTACCTATTCATGAAGAACTCAACTAAGGACATCGCATTATACAGTTGTCTAACATATCCTATTTCTATCAAATCCTGAAATATAACATGAcaacaaattaagaaacaatTGAGTTAAGGCACCGACAATTGAAGTAGGAGCCAAAGTCAGCCCTGAGAGCACCCCAACAGATCTTGAGTGGGTATTTCCAATAATTCCCAGTTGACTATACTCTTTTTTACCCCATGCcggcaaaaagagaaaaaaactccATCCTGGAGAGCTACTTTATGAAATGCTCCATCAACAATAAAGCTACTTCAGAAGCATGAATTTTAGATCCATAGATTTAACGTCGGACTGAAGAGGGGGTGCTCGGGGGGAGCATgcaaccttaaatccatgaatctcAGACACCGTAGATCTCAGATCTGCGGATGTCTCAAATACTTGGTGAAACAAGCACAACCTTGCAGGATTTGAAATCTGCTTTGTATGATAAGCAAACATTAAATAAGTAACTCAAGTTGGAAAGAAATATAGATGATAAGCCAACTATTATGAAAGACATGAGGAGCATGAATGGGTATCAAGCTTGAGTAAAAACTGCAGATAGATGTAACTGTTTTCCTCAATTAAATGTTTGAAAGCACGAGTATGATTCCAATGACCAATATTCTCACTGTGGATCTGTTGAAGTGGCCAGTTACCGGCCCAAGTTTCAATTGACATATTATTGTACACTCATCGGGAGTACATTAAGTGCAGTGGTCACAATCTCTGGTAGCTTCTaccaagtaaagaaaaaaagagaagctTCTTGACCTGTTGTGTGTTGAAGAAGAGTTAGCTTTACTTTTATTTGTAACAGTAACTTACAGAATCATCAATTTTCCACTTTCCTTTTTTGCTCTccatcttttgctttttatcCTTTaactgtttcttttgttttcccttcTAAGTGCCCAATCTTGGATATCAGTATTATTTTGAtgactttggttttttttaaatgtgattgGGGCAATCAATTGAataattagggatgtcaatgagtTGGGTTTGGAGTTGGATCCAGGCTTCCCCAAAGCCAACTGAATCCAAACAAGCTTAATTGGGTTCAGACAGAGATTTGAGTTTTTAAAACCAGATCCAGTTCAGTAGTTTAAGATcggttttttacatgtaaaaagaATGGGGTTTGACTCGGTTTTGTGTATGGGTTTCGTTCAGACATAAAGCTGTCTATCAGATCCAGACCCAATTATTAATCCAGTCCTGCCTTCTTTGCCAAGCCTGTCCAAACGGGTTCTTGGTCGTCGGCATAATCCGACTAACTGGCCTTTCTAATTGAATCAAATCACGTTGGCGTAAAGAGCACAGACAATTTCTCGACGTCTTTTTTGCGTCTCATGTTTGTTCGTGAGCTCATTGCAGAATGAATGTGGGCTTCCATTCCACCGGCCATCACAGTTCTTGTAAGCTCTGCTGATTGGTGCCCTTCCtcactgaaaaaagaaaacgacaAACAGACATTGATTACTAAAAATTAACCAAAAAGCATGGAAAAGTTAAAGAATCTGTGCCAAACTTTCTGGGGTGCAATGAGATTTTCAATCGCTTCTGCTCGAAATATTTCCATTCAAGCATCAACACGGTTGGTCGCAGAAGTCCATGGTAACTGTTTTTGATGAAACAACTTATtctaagaaaaggaaaaaatgggaagtaggtcttcctttttcttcctccccaCTTCcccctttctcattttttatatgCACCAACTAGCCATATTGACAGATCAAATGCCTTTGCATCCTAGATGGTAGGAACGCCAATGGGGATTGAATATAATTTAAGTATTTTCATCTTACATGACCTACTTTAGTGCCTTAGGATGCTGCCCTGCTGCACTTTAACTTGTGTTTCAgtggctcttttttttttcaggaccAAGAGTTGATGCACCAGGGATTCAAAACTGACCACTTACCAGCTTCTGCCTCATGATTGCACCATGGAGGTCATTTAGGTATTCTATCTGATGAAATTTGAAGCCAAGTATTTGACCTCAATTATAACCCAAGTTCCTATTTTAACTTTTCCACCAGCAACTTTAGTAATACCGATCTTCTGTCAAAGCCTCGGACAGGGGAAATCAGAATAAATGgaataaaggaaaaaggaaaaaggagaaaaataaagaagctCCACTCTTCATGGTGATGCTACCAAGCAAAGCATCACATGGTATTTAAATATCGGAACAGAAGACCCTCCTGAACAATTTCCACAAGCCCAACGTGCTTCCTTCTTCATTGGATGATTGCccatggtctctctctctctctctctcacacacacacacacatatgcactCGCTCGTCTAGGAGAAATAATCCAGATGAAAAATCTTGACCTGATTACCTGGTTTGTTACAGGGAAGTTGTGATGTCAACATTTGGCTCGGAAGAATACGGAGAAGAGCCACTTGGGTAACTTCTTACCTCAGTTGATTAATTCATAAAATCCGCTTTAGATGcagtttttcttgtttatctTACTTGGCCTTAATTTCTGACTAACTACTTGTCACCAGCGTATGTAAAATACACAGACAGCGCAAATATAAAGGTTATTTTGAACCTAGTCCAAATTTCACACTTCGTAATGTTTTTTTACTGTATTTGAATGTTCTGGTGTGATTGTCATCATTTGTTgtttacaaaatatatatttagctCAAGTTAATTTTGTAGCATATCTTGAACCATTACCTCCATATTTTGTGAGCTCAGAAAAGTTGATTTTGATGGCTAAAAAGCATTTTTAAGCCTGAAAGGTGCTGACTTACTGCATATTACCTTGACGATCAACAGCTACAAAGTTAGTTTGCATAATACAAGTGTCAACTCGTGCATTATAAGGCGATTGGTACCGTCTCTCAACTAAGTTGTTTGAAAGATATCATTATGCTATATACCTTCCTTAGGACTTAATTATTTGCCCTCCAGCAGTGCCACATATATGtaaggcattttttttttaaggacaGAGACCcactaaaaaaaggaaaacttcaCAACAACGTCTTCCACCAATTAGAGTCACAAGACAATATTCCCCCACATTCAAactgtaagaaaaaaaaaagtgtaaactaTGGATCTGATGGTTCAGTTTTAGTGTCCTTTGATATCTAGTATTagttttagagtcatcatttatatatatatatatatatatatatatatgtagagagagagagagagagagagagttagatgCATGCCACTGTGACTTGAGTAACCCTGCTGACTTTAGTTGTGCCTGAGGATTGAACATATATAATCTAGAATATTGTTAACGTACTTAAATAATCGTAGTCATATGATAAATTAACACACAACAGTCAGTTTTAGAAACTAAAGGGTGCATTTTAATGTACACCCAGTCTAATTTGTTGTAGACAAACTTAAGCCATACTTTTTTGTAAGATACACCAATCTCTTCATCTCTCAAATTTGCATGACCTCATGAACAATTCTAACATTCCAAAATGAGAACGTGTGTGAATGGTCGTGCTGATCTACAGCTGAATATCCATAGAACGATTATAATGTACAAAGCTTGCGTTACATAACCGTAACCAGCTCCTCAtaataaataattgaaaatataacAAATGCAGATTAACTATATTAATATGAATGTCAATATGTCCGATTTGGATCAGAAATTCGATCAAACAGttttaaaaatcagatatgaaaaaaactttaatatccgattaagaaatttgATCGGAGTTGGACTCAGACTTAAGAAATGACAGCAaccgatcggattcagatatacacaAATATCCGATCTAATTTGAATAAGGATTACCCAATGCTCTTCCATTTCACACTTATCCGATCTAATTTGAATAAGGATTACCTTGCTCAGGAACATAAATGCAGAGTCTAAACGTTCACGTTCTCGTTCTTTGTGCACCAACTTTTAACAGATCTATCTTTGCTCCAGACGCAGACTTCCTTGTTCATCTCAACTTCATCACAGGGAATTTGATGTTCTGGGTCATGCCAGTATCTCCTGTGGCATTTCTTTTGCAGACAGTTGAAGTAACATCTGCTATCCCATTTGACACCTGACTCAGATTCCCAAAAATCCTTTGGTGCTTCTTAGCTGAACCGTGCATTTGAAAACAGGGCCAGAAATAAGAAGCAGCATCCAAGGAAGtgaagcaaaagagaaaagaaaaactaaaaaaaaggagaggacaaaaaaaaaaaaatcgatacAGCAAGTTCACTAGTTAGGCTAATTTAACAGAGCCCAAGGACCGGAAGATGAAGGTCAAGCATGGATGCAACATCAACTCCGGTGAGCTGGACACTAGCAGGTACTCTGCTCCTATGCCGGCAATCGGGCTTTACATCGCCGGTGCTTCATTGACCTGCCTTGTGCTAGCAACCATCGACACGATCACTGGCTGCAAAGCGTTTGGCAAGAAGCCAAGGCAGAAATTCTGGTTTCCTTGCAAATGGTTCGGAATCAATTCGGCAACACTAACCCTACTGTCAGTAGCCACTAAGCTACCAGTAGATTTAAACACGGCCATGCCCGGCCCTCACCACCAGCTCACCAAGCTCAGCGGCACGGTCATGTTGTCTGTCGCCACAGCCTTCTTCTTGCCTGCCTTTGGAACCATGAAAATCGAAGATAAGCTCTCAAACTTGGCTGCCCTTATCATTTTGATCATCACTGTGGCTGTTAACATCTGCATACAGATGGGAACAGGGGTGATCTTTGCCTTCCTACCTGAGCATATCATCGTCCTAGGCTTTATGTTGTTTATGCTGGTGAGCGTATTCACTGCAACAATCAGCAGCGAGGGAGTCAAAGATGAGTTGGAAAAAAGCTCTGACAAAGTTTTAGGGAAACTCAACTCTGTGTTGGAaagcttgaaagaaaaaaaggcaaattcTGTGAGCGATATTGAAGAGGGCGCGCGCTTGGGGAAAGAGGGGCTTAAGCGCTGCTTGTACATGAAGCATACCGCGTACGCAAAAGAGATAGGGCATGCAACCATTCGCTCCCCAAACGGCAGCGCAGTGGCAGTTCTCTCGATTCTAAGCACTTTGGTTCTGGTGGAAGCGGAGGTGAGGGCACTTATCATGTGGCTGATGgcacgaggaagaagaggaagcgGAGGGATGCAATTGTTTGGGCTTCAATTCTGCAGAGGGGAATCTGATTACAGATGGCCTATGTGGCTTATCTTGGCATCACAGACCCTCTTTGTCATCTTAACCACCATTCCCCTTCTCTTTAGGTGGTTCGAAAGCGTCAGGTTTGTTCGCCACCCAATCAAGGAGATGCTGAAATGGCCACACCTTCTAGCAGTCGAGCTGAAGCGGCTTAGTTTGTCAAGGAGGAAGATTCTAGAATTCTTTCTCGAAGAGAAGGAGGCAGGGGGAGGGGGGGACGGGCGTCAGCGTCCTCCTCATACCTATATTGGCCGCTTGCTGCATAGTACAAAGATGTTCTTCGTTTCTCTGCAACTCTTGGGATCGGTGATGAGCTGGATCATAAGCCGTAGCTCCTCTGCTCCTCTCTGTTTGCTCTTTTGGTCGCTTAAACGTCCCGGTGACTCCCAAGAGGGGAAGATGCGCGACCACATGGTGGTGCATCTAGAGGACGAGGAAGACTTTGGTAATTGGATGTATACGCACTATGAGTCTGATGTTGATAAGGAGATGGGGAAAACAAATGATCCCTCTACTACCAGTCCTCCGCATGGAAATGACAGTGATGGAAAGCATTTGAAAAAGATCTTATCTAAGTTCGACTCAACGACAGACCAGATCATCGAAAATGAGAACGATCATTTTAGATCCATATTAGAAATGATCGACAACTTTCAACGACCCAAATGCATGGAAATCGTGCTTGGGATGGTGATAATTGCTAACAAGCTTGCGCAGGTTGAGGTGGACAGGAACAAAGGCTATAATTGTCTATGGAACGTGAAACCAAACCAGAATTTGAACGGCTCGCCACCCCAGGATGTCAAGATTGTTGAGCAGTTTCTTCGAAACATCGACCAATATGTGCCTGGAGGGCCCTCGGCATTTTCAGGTATCCCTGCAAGTTCGGAAATTGATCACTCTCAAAAGCTCACGTCGATTCACTTGTGTAGGCAATTATCGATGCAGCACCCACAAGATGATCGCAAGTCTCGGGAAAAAATCGAGCTGTTTTTGTTGGAAACCTTGATGTCCGCAGAACAAAAACTGCAAGACCAAGAACTCCAACTCCAGCAAGTCGGAGAGTACATACAGTCTAAATACCTAACCCAGGTTGCACGAGTGATGGTACACACTATCAACCATGTCTTCCCTGCAGCATCATGTGCCATCTCCTCCATTAAAGATGGAACTGATGAAAACAAAATTAGGGAGGTGGCGCAGAGCACATTTAGCATCCTCTGTCTACTTGATCCACCCAGAGAACCTCTCTTTCCCAAGCTTGAAGGGCCCAATCATTCGGACAGTGCTTTGAGCAAGGGGTTACCTCCCACAGAGAGACCACCACATAGGAGGAGAAACAATGTCAGCTTTACTTGTCTTTGCGCCTCCATTTCCCAAGTTCACGAGCATTTCAAGGGAGAGGTTGACGCATGAGCGAATCTGGTTCttatattttaagttttatttattgttttgttttgtttggatGCAGATCGAAGGAACCTTATAAAGGTGTTTAGGCCTCTTTTGTAAGCAGTCTTGATGAAAAACATGTGTTATCTGCTTTTCTTCCGGATGCACCGTGCACACTAATGgagggaaggacattttggtaatttattaaacaaaagtttttcaaagttttttattttttattttgtttttacaaaaactttttttctgAGTGAACTAAGGGCATTTAGTCATTAGTCATATTGACACACCAAAAATCATGCATCAATATTGTGCATACAACCAGCTTGGGCAAATGGGGAAGAAAGAAGCTTCAAAtaacttccttttctttcctagtggaaaagaaatacaaaattaTAGACTTTGTAAATTTAGAGTGAATGTTAGAACATACAAGGAAAGTGAGAATTTTTAGTTCTCTTACCAGGAATGTGCACAATAAAGAATTGAGAGGATCCAATTAAGGTGGATCGAGCTCCTTGATAGTCGCCTGgcactccccttcaagttgatGCATGTTGAAGTCCGTAACGCCCAACTTGGACACTAAAAACTTGAACTGGTTCCTTCCTAATGCTTTTGTAAATATGTCGGCAATTTGCATCTTTGTAGGACTGTATGCAGTCTTGATGATCTCATTTTCGAATTAGATGACAATCAAGCTCAATATGCTTGGTCCATTCATAAAATACTAAATTTGAAGCGATGTGAAGTGCAGCTTGATTGCCACAGTATAATTGCATGGCTTTTCATGTTTGAAGCCAAGCTCTTCTAGTAATGCCTTCAACCAAACGAGTTTGCGTGTATAGATTTATTCTCAACTTCTACACCCGAACGTGCCACTACAATttgctttcttgttttccaTGAATCTAGATTTTATCCCATCATAACAAGGTAACCAGAGGTGGACCTGCATGTCATTAGGCAACTCACACAATTTGAATAGCAATAAGCTTCAagttaattttactttttaatgaTAGCAAGATTCCATA
Protein-coding regions in this window:
- the LOC116253734 gene encoding uncharacterized protein LOC116253734 isoform X2, producing the protein MKVKHGCNINSGELDTSRYSAPMPAIGLYIAGASLTCLVLATIDTITGCKAFGKKPRQKFWFPCKWFGINSATLTLLSVATKLPVDLNTAMPGPHHQLTKLSGTVMLSVATAFFLPAFGTMKIEDKLSNLAALIILIITVAVNICIQMGTGVIFAFLPEHIIVLGFMLFMLVSVFTATISSEGVKDELEKSSDKVLGKLNSVLESLKEKKANSVSDIEEGARLGKEGLKRCLYMKHTAYAKEIGHATIRSPNGSAVAVLSILSTLVLVEAEVRALIMWLMARGRRGSGGMQLFGLQFCRGESDYRWPMWLILASQTLFVILTTIPLLFRWFESVRFVRHPIKEMLKWPHLLAVELKRLSLSRRKILEFFLEEKEAGGGGDGRQRPPHTYIGRLLHSTKMFFVSLQLLGSVMSWIISRSSSAPLCLLFWSLKRPGDSQEGKMRDHMVVHLEDEEDFGNWMYTHYESDVDKEMGKTNDPSTTSPPHGNDSDGKHLKKILSKFDSTTDQIIENENDHFRSILEMIDNFQRPKCMEIVLGMVIIANKLAQVEVDRNKGYNCLWNVKPNQNLNGSPPQDVKIVEQFLRNIDQYVPGGPSAFSGNYRCSTHKMIASLGKKSSCFCWKP
- the LOC116253734 gene encoding uncharacterized protein LOC116253734 isoform X1, whose translation is MKVKHGCNINSGELDTSRYSAPMPAIGLYIAGASLTCLVLATIDTITGCKAFGKKPRQKFWFPCKWFGINSATLTLLSVATKLPVDLNTAMPGPHHQLTKLSGTVMLSVATAFFLPAFGTMKIEDKLSNLAALIILIITVAVNICIQMGTGVIFAFLPEHIIVLGFMLFMLVSVFTATISSEGVKDELEKSSDKVLGKLNSVLESLKEKKANSVSDIEEGARLGKEGLKRCLYMKHTAYAKEIGHATIRSPNGSAVAVLSILSTLVLVEAEVRALIMWLMARGRRGSGGMQLFGLQFCRGESDYRWPMWLILASQTLFVILTTIPLLFRWFESVRFVRHPIKEMLKWPHLLAVELKRLSLSRRKILEFFLEEKEAGGGGDGRQRPPHTYIGRLLHSTKMFFVSLQLLGSVMSWIISRSSSAPLCLLFWSLKRPGDSQEGKMRDHMVVHLEDEEDFGNWMYTHYESDVDKEMGKTNDPSTTSPPHGNDSDGKHLKKILSKFDSTTDQIIENENDHFRSILEMIDNFQRPKCMEIVLGMVIIANKLAQVEVDRNKGYNCLWNVKPNQNLNGSPPQDVKIVEQFLRNIDQYVPGGPSAFSGIPASSEIDHSQKLTSIHLCRQLSMQHPQDDRKSREKIELFLLETLMSAEQKLQDQELQLQQVGEYIQSKYLTQVARVMVHTINHVFPAASCAISSIKDGTDENKIREVAQSTFSILCLLDPPREPLFPKLEGPNHSDSALSKGLPPTERPPHRRRNNVSFTCLCASISQVHEHFKGEVDA